AGCAGGAGGCACAGTTGGGTATAGAGGAACTATTATTCTTGTAAAATAAATTTAGGAGGGTTGTATGAGGAGAGTAGGTGCTTTGGTTGTTTTAAGTCTTTTAGCTTTGGGAATATGTGCAGAGGGAGCCTTTGAGTATCTTGACAGAGGCACAAGTGTGAGGGCTAAAGGTTTTGGGAATGCGATGTTTGGTATATTTGACGGGGTTAATGGTTTGGAGTATAATCCTGCGCTTATGGCGAATACGAAAAGTATAGAAGCAAGAGTGAATTTTGGGTTGCCTATATCCTACGTTGATGATGGCGGGATGAGTATGTTCAGTATCTACGGTGTCATTCCTTTCTGTAACCGAGGTTATGCCGGTGTGGATTATCTAGCTGGGATGATTGCTGGAGGAGAAGTGCCTTACTTCTTTAGAGAGGGATCAATAGGATTTTCCTATTCTAGGTTTGATGTTATGAATCTGTATTATGAGCAAGTAGTAAGTCTTGCTTACGCAAAGAATCTAGATGACTTTATATCTAAGGGTGCTAGGATGTCTGCTGGTGTTAAGTTAAACCTTTATAACCTGGGTCTTGTGCCAAATCCTGATACACAAGTAAATCCATTTTTGGGAGATAGACTTAGTGCTTGGGGTTTTGGAGTTGATGTTGGAGTTACCTATGACTTTAGCTATACGATAAGGCTAGGTTTCGCAATCCAGAACTTAATAAAGCCTAACACTGCAATCATAGAGGGTAATGAATCAACATTGCCGAGAAAGATAAAGGCAGGTGCGAATTGGATAGTAGGCTCGTTTTTTGGAGTTTTTGAAGATGTTATGGTAGGAGCAGGAATCACACAGACTGAAAGAGAGCCTGGTGATAATAGGGAGTTGGATTTAACTTATCATCTCGGGGCTGAGACTTGGTTTTTGGATAAAATAATCGGCTTTAGAGCAGGATATGAATTTGGGCTTAACGAGTTTATGAATGTAAGTATTGGACTGACTTTTGCCTATGTTTTTGCCGATGAACATGAAGTAAACATAGACTATAGTATGGGACTGATGCCAAGTATTCTAGCTTCCTTTGGAGATCTTTCTCATTCTTTCAGTTTGGTATACAGGTTTAGGCTACCAAGAAGTGCTTTTGCCTACACAGAGGAGAAGATAAAAGAGTTGCAGTTTATGGAGGAGTTAGAGAAGAGGAAGAAACAGATGAAAGAATTGGGAGTAGAAGCTCCTTCTTCTCAATCTCAGGAAAAGAAAGAAGAAGTGATTGGACCGGTTGAAGAAGTAAAACCTCAGGTTGAGCAAAAGACCGAGGAAGTAAAACCTCAAGAAGTAAAACCTCAAGAAGCAACTGACGAAAAGAAGAAACCCACAAAGAAGAAAGGAAAGTAGTATACTCTCAAATAGTA
The window above is part of the Brevinematia bacterium genome. Proteins encoded here:
- the traF gene encoding conjugal transfer protein TraF → MRRVGALVVLSLLALGICAEGAFEYLDRGTSVRAKGFGNAMFGIFDGVNGLEYNPALMANTKSIEARVNFGLPISYVDDGGMSMFSIYGVIPFCNRGYAGVDYLAGMIAGGEVPYFFREGSIGFSYSRFDVMNLYYEQVVSLAYAKNLDDFISKGARMSAGVKLNLYNLGLVPNPDTQVNPFLGDRLSAWGFGVDVGVTYDFSYTIRLGFAIQNLIKPNTAIIEGNESTLPRKIKAGANWIVGSFFGVFEDVMVGAGITQTEREPGDNRELDLTYHLGAETWFLDKIIGFRAGYEFGLNEFMNVSIGLTFAYVFADEHEVNIDYSMGLMPSILASFGDLSHSFSLVYRFRLPRSAFAYTEEKIKELQFMEELEKRKKQMKELGVEAPSSQSQEKKEEVIGPVEEVKPQVEQKTEEVKPQEVKPQEATDEKKKPTKKKGK